From a region of the Rhipicephalus microplus isolate Deutch F79 chromosome X, USDA_Rmic, whole genome shotgun sequence genome:
- the LOC142777116 gene encoding uncharacterized protein LOC142777116: protein MACRPFLPMCFSCAALRMCAEESEKPENAGIREGWADRRIGHASWARSGVCRVTTFAISTEDLVMTTFISTVAGCATLSTHQLSSAALGCMTKSLAFETTPRAWNEGSDMEFYIATFESLR, encoded by the exons atggcgtgtcggccatttctgcctatgtgtttctcatgtgcggcacttcgtatgtGTGCTGAGGAGTCCGAGAAGCCCgagaacgccggcatccgagaaggatgggccgatcgccgcataggacacgcca gctgggcacgctctggagtatgcagggtgactaccttcgcaattagcacagaggacctcgtcatgactacattcatcagcactgtggccggttgtgccacacttagcacacatcagctgtcctcggcagctctgggatgcatgaccaaatcgctggcatttgaaacaacgcctcgggcttggaatgaagggtcggacatggagttttacatagccactttcgagagtctcaggtaa